The Natronobacterium texcoconense genome includes the window TCGGCGGGCCAAGGCTGCGTTCAACCCCGTCGAGCACATCGACGAGGAGTACAACTGGTCCCGCGAGGAGCCGGACAACGCCGCTCTCGCGGGCAGACAGGTGAGTCGGCTGTACGACGCTGCAGAGTCCCAGAGCAAGGAACTCGTAGTCCTCGCGCTCTGTGCGTGGGGACTGCGACGAAACGAGGTCGCGGCGTTGCACACCTCGCAACTCGTCCTCGAGGGCGAGGACCCACACATCGAATTCGGCGACGAGCGAAAGAACGGCCCGGGCACTGTTGCGTTGATCTACGGTGTGTCGGATCTCTCCGACCGAATCGATCGACTCGAGGAAGACCCCGGGTGGTCCGGCTACCTGTTTCCCTCGAGTCGGTCCTCGAGCGGCCACATTACGGGCGAGACGGTTCAGGCACGCTTTCAGCGACTCGCCGAAGATGCCGGCGTCCGCGTGCAGGGAGAGCTGCCGACCTCGAAGATGGGGCGGCGGTTCTGGTATACGACCTACAACCAGGCGATGAAGAACCTGCGGGAGAACCTGGACGTGATCGCCGCCGAACAGGGCAGTTCCGACTCCTCGGTCGTCATGAAAAACTACCTCTCGGAGGAGGAACGACGGCAGTACCGTCGAGAGTTCATGCGAGAGCAACTCGAGGACGTCTTCGAGGGGTGACTGTCCGGATCGATTCGACACCGCCTCGCGGGTCACGACGTTTTTACGTACTCACCGGTTACTCCGGGCTATGGTGCGGAACGTCGCCGAGTTGCTGCCGGAACTCGAGGAGGAGGACTTCTATCTCCTTTCGGGAGTCGAACAGGGGATGCGCTTCTCGGAGTGGGTCCAGCGAGAGAAGCTCCCGAAGTTCGCCGACCTCACCGAAGAGGAGATCGATTACCGCCTCGAGCGCTGTCTCAAGCGCGGCCTCGTCGAGAAAAAGACGATCCAGTACGAGGGCTATACCCTCCAGTTCGAGGGGTACGACGCTCTGGCGTTGCGGACGCTGGTCCAGCGAGATACCATCAGCGAGTTCGGCTCGCCGCTGGGCGTCGGCAAGGAAAGCGACGTCTACGAGGTTCGCTCGTACAAGCCCCTGGCGCTGAAGTATCACCGCGAGGGCTATACGAACTTCCGCGAGGTCCACAAGGAACGAGACTACACCGCAGACAGAGAGCACGTCTCCTGGATGTACACCGCCCGGAAAGCGGCCGAACGGGAGCACGACATCCTAGAGGAGCTGTATCCCGACGTCTCGATCCCCCGGCCGATCGGCCAGAACCGCCACGCTATCATCATGGAGAAGATGGACGGCGTCGAACTCTCGCGGGCGAAACTCGAGGACGAGCAGGTCCTTGGCGTGCTCGATCTGCTGGTCTCGGAACTCGCTCAGGCCTACGAGATCGGCTACGTCCACGCCGACATGAGCGAGTACAACGTCTTCGTCGGTGAGGATGGGGTGACGATCTTCGACTGGCCCCAGGCGGTACCGACGGACCACGAGAACGCGAGCGAATTCCTTCGGCGGGATCTCCGGAACCTGATCGGGTACTTCCGCCGCAAATACCCCCAGATCGTTCCCGACGAGATCGACGAGGAAGGCGTCGCGGCGGCGATCGAACGCGGCGCGTTCGAGACGGTCGAAGCACACGCCTGATACCGACGAAACCGGCAGCCGAAATTCGCGAGTCCTCCTCCGAGAGCCGCTGATCGTGGCGAGTAGCTCGGTTTCGACGACAACCGTTGTACGGGTCAGTAGGTGACTCGAGTGTCGCTGTATCGTTCGAATCCGTCGTTGTTCTCCCTGTGGTAACATTCTCGCCGATGGGTCGTCTGAGGTGGTCGGTCCAGTGAACGAGAGACCGGTATTGAACATCGACCTGTTTCTCTTCGATTTGGACGTTATATGGAGATAGTGGCGCTCATACAGCCGTTTGTGAATGAGGCGAACCACACTGATAAATCAAATACAGCTATATAGAAGATGGCGGGTGACCCACGAGCGGCATCGAAAGGCGACTGGTGGGAAACGCCACGAGAACGGGCTCTACTGATCCGTCCAGACCGAAAACCGAACACCCTCGAGAACGAAATCGGTCCCATGCCGAAGATCGGAATCAATCTCTACAGCGTCCGCACCCTCGAGGAACCGCTCGAGTCAGTCCTCGACCGCGTGGCCGAGGCGGGCTACGACGGCGTCCAGTTCGCCGGTCCGTACACGCCGCTCGAGGGTGATGCAGCCGAGATAGCGGCCGAACTCGAGTCTCGTGGGCTCGAGGCCGCGCCGCCACACGTCGGTATCGACGCGCTCCGGGACGAGGACGAACGTGAGCGTATCCTGGCTGCATACGACGAGATCGGTGTCGATGGCGTAGTCGTTCCCTGGCTTCCGCCCGATCGCTTCGAATCGGCTGCTGCAATCGACGACGCTGCGGCCGAACTCGAGGAACTCGCGACCGTACTGTCTGCGACAGGACTGGAGCTGCACTACCACAATCACGACCACGAGTACACCGAAATCGACGGCGAGTGGGCGTTCGATCGACTGCTCGAGGGAACTGGGATCGGAATCGAACTCGACGTCGGGTGGGCACTGGCCGGCGGCGACGATCCGGCCGCACGGATTCGGGACCACGGTGCTCGAGCGAATCAGGTGCATCTGAAGGACCTCGAGCTGGATGCCGAGCCTGGATTCGTCGAGATCGGTGCTGGCGACGTCGACGTGTCGGCGTGTGTCGAAGCTGCGGAGGCAGCGGCCGTCGAGTGGCTGGTCTACGAACACGACGACCCCGACGATCCCGCTGCGGCGATCGATCGCGGCGCTGCATTTTTGCGGTCGAGCTGAGGACTGGCCGAGCGACGACGCACCATCGACAGTTCGAAGCCCTTATACTCGAGAGTTGGATAGAAAGCGATAGACTCGCTGGGTCGCGGGCGACAGCGGGCACCTGTACGGCTTTGCCACAGGTCGGGATGTGATCCGCGGGGCCTTCGCCTCGTTCAGGATTG containing:
- a CDS encoding site-specific integrase; this translates as MSGGQTTIRWSRMSLEELQSFWTDEIEPALERAGVDREERPAYQQVADAGYSGIAYALREHHDMTLTDFLVTVGYEEPGSSASYQWGIEDETTIDELESYLETLDRRRQLARSTVQTKQSRLATYARIYREVHGQADLVDRAADATNESDEIRRALVVFDELNYELGTDASKLRYLSDVSQFYEHLGRRAKAAFNPVEHIDEEYNWSREEPDNAALAGRQVSRLYDAAESQSKELVVLALCAWGLRRNEVAALHTSQLVLEGEDPHIEFGDERKNGPGTVALIYGVSDLSDRIDRLEEDPGWSGYLFPSSRSSSGHITGETVQARFQRLAEDAGVRVQGELPTSKMGRRFWYTTYNQAMKNLRENLDVIAAEQGSSDSSVVMKNYLSEEERRQYRREFMREQLEDVFEG
- a CDS encoding serine/threonine-protein kinase RIO2, with protein sequence MVRNVAELLPELEEEDFYLLSGVEQGMRFSEWVQREKLPKFADLTEEEIDYRLERCLKRGLVEKKTIQYEGYTLQFEGYDALALRTLVQRDTISEFGSPLGVGKESDVYEVRSYKPLALKYHREGYTNFREVHKERDYTADREHVSWMYTARKAAEREHDILEELYPDVSIPRPIGQNRHAIIMEKMDGVELSRAKLEDEQVLGVLDLLVSELAQAYEIGYVHADMSEYNVFVGEDGVTIFDWPQAVPTDHENASEFLRRDLRNLIGYFRRKYPQIVPDEIDEEGVAAAIERGAFETVEAHA
- a CDS encoding sugar phosphate isomerase/epimerase family protein, with protein sequence MPKIGINLYSVRTLEEPLESVLDRVAEAGYDGVQFAGPYTPLEGDAAEIAAELESRGLEAAPPHVGIDALRDEDERERILAAYDEIGVDGVVVPWLPPDRFESAAAIDDAAAELEELATVLSATGLELHYHNHDHEYTEIDGEWAFDRLLEGTGIGIELDVGWALAGGDDPAARIRDHGARANQVHLKDLELDAEPGFVEIGAGDVDVSACVEAAEAAAVEWLVYEHDDPDDPAAAIDRGAAFLRSS